The Oryzias latipes chromosome 16, ASM223467v1 genome includes a region encoding these proteins:
- the rab13 gene encoding ras-related protein Rab-13 codes for MAKKYDFLFKLLLIGDSGVGKTCLIIRFAEDNYNTTYISTIGIDFKVKTIEVDGKKVKLQVWDTAGQERFKTITTAYYRGAMGIILVYDITDEKSFENIQNWMKSIRENASAGVTRMLLGNKCDVEAKRKVSKETGETLAKEHAIRFFETSAKSSINVEESFQALARDILQKSTKKSGPTGREVKITSNTQQKSSKCVLL; via the exons ATGGCGAAAAAGTACGATTTCCTCTTTAAACTGTTGCTCATCGGGGACAGCGGAGTGGGCAAAACGTGTCTGATCATTCGTTTTGCTGAAGACAATTACAACACTACATACATATCCACCATTG GCATTGACTTTAAagtgaaaaccattgaagtGGATGGAAAGAAAGTGAAGCTACAAGTGTG GGACACGGCAGGGCAAGAACGGTTCAAAACCATCACTACTGCTTACTACAGAGGAGCCATG GGGATCATCCTTGTTTATGACATCACAGATGAGAAGTCCTTTGAAAATATCCAGAACTGGATGAAGAGCATCAGAGAA AATGCATCAGCTGGAGTCACTCGGATGCTGCTGGGTAATAAGTGTGACGTTGAGGCAAAGAGGAAAGTTTCCAAAGAGACAGGAGAAACG CTGGCAAAAGAGCACGCCATCAGATTCTTCGAGACCAGTGCAAAGTCGAGCATTAATGTGGAGGAG TCATTTCAGGCTTTAGCACGAGACATATTGCAGAAATCCACCAAGAAGTCG GGCCCTACTGGCCGAGAAGTGAAAATCACCAGCAACACACAGCAAAAGTCCTCAAAGTGTGTCCTACTATAG
- the fam189b gene encoding protein FAM189B, which yields MPSPSDSSSVASATGSRGWSDSRRGMSGRGPGGARLLLYLGLCHLGLGAMVLAFSFTSMAFTLSTRVRQSCPFWAGFFVVASGIVGIISWRRPLTLVVSLFMLLSAVCVILSLAGSMLSCQNAQMVKSMLTCKVESGRCLCCAPLQSCSIDGEDTLVLNLNVDCHSVRHQLKDLLFSACGLSILSTIICTLSTVTCSIHIFSLDLVHLLAPHRSRSVNPECITPQDAFLTNIMDFEEFVPPIPPPPYYPPEYTCSSETDAQSITYNGSMESPVPLYPTDCPPPYEAVMGQRIASQATVFDPVGTELSGERGTSMAFSGEVSMDSGSLLMSEIVDIPDDSSPSEDSCLMEIGLRNQGERRNRAPSEGGDAGESINLRGQRCQTPESPLAGGPRAKRVLRGERSNSCSSPSTTTNTTYRSPVLLRQAVLARSCSQLEAIGGASNQQSFSIPEIRFQPSFASSRGVAMGSSPVPPPSFSAASEHDHGHLLPLQPLSLRQRAGRSEKDGETARRHSEGFLRLMRSHSEPGLSSSTDTVDFGSGGSKASMDTGPSSEACLLPQTSLPHAAVLSTKSSIKSATTGIEVPPKPAATSPLRLPKDCHRSLADLKVTRVLVARFLHRSKRNLAPSSEPAGSPAQATKRKSGTEAAAANHMALEQMLRNTWGSSRGHPTGHSHHSHHRGHHHSQSDSRHNRHQSSRAPEGIHLRSCGDLSSSSSASLRRLVPHHPPHGSSGTLYSESAL from the exons ATGCCTTCACCTTCAGACTCCAGCAGTGTGGCTTCAGCCACTGGATCTCGCGGCTGGTCTGACAGCCGCAGAGGCATGTCCGGCCGGGGGCCCGGTGGGGCCCGGCTGCTCCTGTATTTAGGCTTGTGCCACCTTGGTCTCGGAGCCATGGTCCTGGCCTTCTCCTTTACCAGCATGGCCTTCACCCTATCTACCCGTGTAAGGCAATCCTGTCCATTCTGGGCTGGTTTCTTT GTGGTGGCGTCAGGGATAGTAGGAATAATCTCATGGAGGAGACCTCTAACACTAGTG GTGTCACTGTTCATGCTGCTCTCTGCAGTGTGTGTGATCCTCAGCCTGGCCGGCTCAATGCTGTCCTGCCAGAACGCACAGATGGTCAAGTCAATGCTTACCTGCAAG GTGGAGAGTGGGCGGTGTTTGTGTTGTGCACCCCTTCAGTCTTGCTCTATAGATGGGGAGGACACACTTGTCCTGAACCTGAATGTTGATTGTCATTCAGTCAGGCATCAGCTTAAA GACCTTTTGTTCAGTGCGTGTGGACTCAGCATTCTGTCCACCATCATTTGTACACTGTCGACCGTGACATGCAGCATTCACATATTCTCTCTGGACCTCGTGCACCTG CTGGCGCCGCATCGCTCCCGCTCCGTTAATCCAGAGTGCATCACCCCTCAGGATGCCTTCCTGACAAACATCATGGACTTTGAGGAGTTTGTCCCACCCATCCCTCCACCCCCTTACTACCCTCCTGAGTACACCTGCAGCTCAGAGACGGACGCTCAAAG CATTACATATAATGGCTCCATGGAGAGTCCTGTCCCCTTGTACCCTACTGACTGCCCCCCTCCTTATGAAGCTGTGATGGGACAGAGAATTGCCAGCCAG GCAACAGTGTTTGATCCTGTCGGCACTGAGCTGTCTGGAGAACGGGGAACTTCAATGGCCTTCAGTGGCGAAG TCTCCATGGACAGTGGGTCTCTGTTGATGTCAGAAATTGTGGACATCCCTGATGATTCCTCTCCTTCTGAGGACTCCTGTCTCATGGAGATCGGGCTAAGAAACCAGGGGGAGAGACGCAACAGGGCTCCCAGTGAGGGCGGAGATGCAGGGGAGAGCATCAATCTCCGTGGTCAGAGGTGTCAGACGCCCGAAAGTCCTTTGGCAGGGGGGCCAAGAGCCAAAAGAGTTCTCAGAGGAGAGAGGTCCAACTCCTGTTCCTCTCCGAGCACCACCACCAACACTACTTATAG GTCCCCAGTGCTTCTTCGCCAAGCTGTGCTAGCCCGTAGCTGTTCCCAGCTAGAAGCCATAGGTGGCGCCAGTAATCAACAGTCGTTCTCCATCCCAGAGATTCGGTTTCAACCTTCCTTTGCCTCAAGCCGTGGAGTTGCAATGGGTTCCTCTCCCGTCCCTCCTCCCTCCTTCTCAGCTGCCAGTGAACATGATCACGGGCACCTCCTTCCTCTCCAGCCCCTCTCCCTTCGGCAAAGAGCCGGAAGAAGTGAAAAGGATGGAGAGACTGCGAGAAGACACAGCGAAGGCTTTTTGCGCCTCATGAGATCACACAGTGAACCAGGGCTCAGCTCCTCGACAGACACGG TGGACTTTGGCTCTGGCGGGAGTAAAGCATCTATGGACACAG gTCCATCGTCTGAGGCATGCCTGCTGCCTCAAACATCCCTGCCTCACGCTGCAGTGCTGTCCACAAAAAGCAGCATAAAATCAGCAACCACAGGGATAGAGGTGCCCCCCAAGCCTGCAGCCACCTCCCCACTCCGATTACCCAAAGACTGCCACCGTTCTCTTGCTGATCTTAAG GTAACTCGAGTTCTGGTGGCTCGCTTCCTGCATCGCTCAAAACGTAATCTGGCGCCATCCTCCGAGCCTGCTGGGAGCCCCGCCCAGGCAACAAAAAGGAAGAGTGGAACTGAGGCTGCTGCCGCCAACCACATGGCCTTGGAACAA ATGTTGCGGAACACTTGGGGCTCCAGCCGAGGACACCCCACCGGTCACTCCCATCATTCTCATCACCGTGGACATCATCATTCCCAAAGTGACAGTCGCCACAATCGGCACCAGAGCAGCCGGGCGCCAGAGGGCATCCACCTGCGCAGCTGTGGAGAtttaagctcctcctcctctgcatctCTACGTCGACTTGTCCCTCATCATCCACCGCATGGGTCATCAGGGACTCTGTATTCTGAGTCTGCTCTGTAA
- the fdps gene encoding farnesyl pyrophosphate synthase, producing MADSIMSNGTHNKKALLSDSQLFEAKFDELVAELIERDLKDPGLVDALNRHREVLVYNVPGGKKNRGLSVIGSLRELLPPSQLTQDVVQRALVVGWCIELLQAFFLVADDIMDASVTRRGQPCWFRKEGVGLDAINDSFFLESALYRLLRKYCRDQPYYVHLLEIFTETTFQTVLGQTLDLMTAPPGDVDLSRFSMEKYKTIVKYKTAYYSFYLPVAAAMYMAGITNEVEHNHAKEILLEMGEFFQIQDDFLDCFGDPAVTGKIGTDIQDNKCSWLVVKALEVMSPEQRAVLEACYGRKDDASVEKVKALYKSLQMQTLYHKYEEESYQRLQKLIARCAVTLPSTVFLNFANKIYKRNK from the exons ATG GCGGACAGTATTATGTCAAACGGGACACACAACAAAAAGGCGTTACTGTCAGACTCTCAGCTGTTTGAAGCAAAGTTCGACGAACTGGTGGCAGAGTTGATCGAGCGAGATCTAAAGGATCCAGGTCTGGTTGATGCTCTGAACAGACACAGAGAG GTTTTGGTCTACAATGTTCCTGGGGGTAAGAAGAACAGAGGACTTTCTGTGATTGGCTCCTTGAGGGAGCTTCTCCCACCCTCTCAGCTCACCCAGGATGTGGTGCAAAGAGCTCTGGTGGTGGGCTGGTGCATTGAGTTG CTTCAGGCGTTTTTCCTGGTGGCAGACGACATCATGGATGCATCTGTGACCCGCAGAGGgcagccatgctggttcaggaAG gaGGGAGTTGGGCTAGATGCCATCAATGATTCGTTTTTCTTGGAATCAGCACTCTACAGGCTACTTAGAAAATATTGCAGAGATCAGCCCTACTATGTCCATTTGTTGGAAATCTTCACAGAG ACCACCTTTCAAACGGTGCTTGGGCAAACTCTGGATCTTATGACGGCTCCGCCTGGAGATGTTGACCTCAGCAGGTTTAGCATGGAAAA GTATAAAACCATAGTGAAATACAAGACTGCGTATTACTCGTTCTACCTCCCAGTGGCAGCAGCAATGTACATG GCAGGAATTACTAATGAAGTGGAGCACAATCACGCCAAAGAAATCTTACTTGAAATGGGAGagtttttccaaatacag GATGACTTTTTGGACTGTTTCGGTGACCCTGCAGTGACTGGAAAGATTGGTACAGACATCCAGGATAACAAGTGCAGCTGGTTGGTAGTGAAAGCTCTGGAGGTCATGTCTCCTGAGCAGAGAGCAGTTCTGGAG GCTTGTTACGGACGCAAAGATGACGCCAGTGTGGAGAAGGTCAAAGCCCTCTACAAATCTCTGCAAATGCAAACCCTCTATCACAAATACGAAGAAGAGAGCTATCAGCGGCTGCAGAAGCTCATCGCTCGTTGCGCTGTCACCCTTCCCAGCACAGTTTTCCTAAATTTTGCAAACAAGATATACAAAAGAAACAAGTGA